Proteins from a genomic interval of Spea bombifrons isolate aSpeBom1 chromosome 4, aSpeBom1.2.pri, whole genome shotgun sequence:
- the NET1 gene encoding neuroepithelial cell-transforming gene 1 protein isoform X2 → MVAHDEVGGLLPIKRTIQVIAVQNQASKELEEPSNKRVRPLARVTSLANLISPVRNGAVRRFGQTIQSFAMRAENKSPSSTQKSCSRMAAPTPPKRRNSVLWSEMLDVNMKESLSTKEIKRQEAIFEMTRGEQDLIEDLKLARKAYHDPMLKLSIMSEEELAHIFGDLDAYIPLHEEFLTKLGEATRADGTVGQIGQILVNWLPRLNAYKGYCSNQLAAKALLDQKKLDRRVQDFLQRCLESPFSRKLDLWSFLDIPRSRLVKYPLLLKEILRHTPKDHPDIPNLEEALCLIQGVLTDINLKKGESECQYYIDKLEYLDDKQRDPRIDASKMLHCHGELKNKNGHKLYLFLFQDILVLTRLITRNERQYYQVYRQPIPVQELVLEDLQDGDVRMGGSFRGAFSNSDKAKNIFRVRFQDACPGQSHTLQANDVFHKQQWLNCIRTAIAPYQQASPTEVKELPDVNEECEENHPPVPNAKAQRRSSTISGIVEMDLDENERSPVSSSPEDFKSGKTQRAQTGSRKFRDKTQQSIKRKETLV, encoded by the exons ATGGTGGCTCATGATGAGGTTGGAGGTCTCCTGCCTATTAAAAGGACTATCCAGGTCATAGCAGTTCAGAACCAAGCATCTAAGGAATTGGAG gAGCCGAGCAATAAAAGAGTAAGGCCTTTAGCACGTGTGACATCATTGGCAAACTTAATTTCTCCTGTAAGAAATGGAGCAGTACGACGCTTTGGCCAAACTATTcag TCATTCGCAATGCGGGCAGAAAACAAGTCTCCAAGCAGCACCCAAAAATCCTGTAGCAGGATGGCTGCTCCTACCCCTCCCAAAAGAAGGAACAGTGTTCTTTGGTCCGAAATGCTAGATGTCAATATGAAGGAAAGTCTGAGCACAAAAGAAATTAAACGGCAAGAG GCTATATTTGAAATGACGAGAGGTGAGCAAGACCTGATTGAAGATCTCAAGTTGGCGAGAAAGGCCTATCACGATCCCATGTTGAAGCTATCTATCATGTCTGAGGAGGAACTTGCACATATATTTGGAGATTTGGATGCTTATATTCCTCTTCATGAAG aattTCTGACTAAACTTGGGGAAGCAACACGAGCAGATGGAACTGTTGGACAAATTGGACAAATTCTTGTTAATTGG TTGCCACGACTAAATGCTTACAAAGGATACTGTAGTAACCAGCTGGCAGCCAAGGCGCTCCTAGACCAAAAGAAGTTGGACCGCAGAGTCCAGGACTTTCTCCAGAGGTGCCTTGAGTCTCCCTTCAGTCGCAAGCTGGACTTATGGAGCTTCCTTGATATACCCAGAAGCCGTCTTGTGAAATATCCCCTGCTGTTGAAAGAGATATTAAGGCATACTCCTAAAGACCATCCAGACATCCCTAATTTGGAAGAGGCT TTATGCTTGATACAAGGAGTGCTTACCGACATCAACTTGAAAAAGGGGGAGTCTGAATGCCAGTATTACATTGACAAACTCGAGTACCTGGATGACAAGCAGAGGGATCCACGAATAGATGCAAGCAAGATGTTGCATTGTCATGGCGAGCTGAAAAATAAGAATGGGCAT AAGCTGTATCTGTTCCTTTTCCAAGACATCCTCGTCTTAACACGTCTTATAACACGAAATGAGCGCCAGTACTATCAAGTTTACAGACAGCCTATTCCTGTTCAGGAACTCGTTTTAGAGGATCTGCAGGATGGCGATGTAAGAATGGGAGGTTCTTTTAGAGGAGCATTCAGTAATTCAGACAAAG ccAAAAACATATTCAGGGTCCGATTCCAAGATGCATGCCCTGGCCAGAGTCATACACTCCAAGCTAATGATGTGTTTCACAAACAGCAGTGGCTCAACTGCATAAGAACAGCCATTGCTCCCTACCAGCAAGCATCACCAACCGAAGTGAAGGAGCTTCCGGATGTTAACGAAGAATGTGAAGAAAACCACCCACCAGTGCCAAACGCCAAAGCACAGAGGAGGTCGTCTACCATATCTGGGATTGTAGAAATGGACTTGGATGAAAACGAGCGCAGTCCTGTCTCAAGCTCACCAGAAGACTTTAAAAGTGGGAAAACACAAAGGGCACAGACTGGGAGTCGTAAATTCCGAGATAAAACACAGCAGAGCATCAAACGGAAAGAAACCTTGGTTTAA